One Egicoccus halophilus genomic region harbors:
- a CDS encoding TetR/AcrR family transcriptional regulator, with amino-acid sequence MRADARRNRRRLLDGAVELILELGGEPSRDAIAQRAEVGIGTLYRHFPDQQALLRAVVLDVLDRTVHLGETALAESKDGREALRRYLHGAIDTGLGVVNVIYPMLDGTDWPEQRSAAAEALERLTEAARRDGAIGREVGAGDIAIASIRFCRPLALGLDPAEERAIAHRHLDTYLDGLAVDAA; translated from the coding sequence ATGCGGGCCGACGCACGAAGGAACCGGCGACGACTCCTCGACGGTGCCGTCGAGCTCATACTCGAGCTCGGTGGCGAGCCGTCCAGAGATGCGATCGCCCAGCGGGCCGAGGTCGGCATCGGCACGCTCTACCGGCACTTCCCGGATCAGCAGGCGCTGCTGCGTGCCGTGGTCCTCGACGTGCTCGACCGCACGGTCCACCTCGGCGAGACCGCACTCGCCGAGTCGAAGGACGGTCGCGAAGCCCTCCGCCGCTACCTGCACGGCGCCATCGACACCGGCCTCGGCGTCGTGAACGTCATCTATCCGATGCTCGACGGCACGGACTGGCCCGAACAGCGCTCAGCCGCTGCCGAGGCGCTCGAGCGACTGACCGAAGCGGCCCGGCGCGACGGAGCGATCGGACGGGAGGTCGGCGCCGGCGACATCGCCATCGCCTCCATCCGGTTCTGCCGGCCGTTGGCACTCGGTCTCGACCCTGCCGAGGAACGAGCGATCGCCCACCGGCACCTCGACACCTACCTCGACGGGCTCGCCGTCGACGCTGCCTGA
- the arr gene encoding NAD(+)--rifampin ADP-ribosyltransferase translates to MSERQRPTTSVTESVESSTGAAYVPVTVDRCDHVEGPFFHGTRGIFEVGDELVPGHPSNYHEGRVSNHVYFAGLLEAAIWGAELATALSGDGGRGRIYVVEPTGPFEDDPNVTNKRFPGNVTRSYRTRHPMLVLGEVHDWERHPPDAVQGMLEHIARLRAQGLDVIED, encoded by the coding sequence ATGAGCGAACGGCAGCGCCCCACGACGTCCGTCACCGAGTCCGTCGAGAGCTCGACCGGCGCGGCCTACGTCCCGGTGACGGTCGACCGCTGCGATCACGTCGAAGGGCCGTTCTTCCACGGGACCAGGGGGATCTTCGAGGTCGGTGACGAACTCGTCCCGGGCCATCCCTCGAACTACCACGAGGGTCGGGTCTCGAACCACGTCTACTTCGCGGGGCTGCTCGAAGCGGCCATCTGGGGAGCCGAACTGGCCACGGCGCTCTCCGGGGACGGTGGGCGGGGCCGCATCTACGTCGTCGAACCCACCGGCCCCTTCGAGGACGACCCCAACGTCACCAACAAGCGGTTCCCCGGCAACGTCACGCGTTCCTACCGGACGCGGCACCCGATGCTCGTCCTCGGCGAGGTGCACGACTGGGAGCGCCACCCGCCGGACGCGGTGCAGGGCATGCTCGAGCACATCGCCCGGCTCCGCGCCCAGGGACTCGACGTGATCGAGGACTGA
- a CDS encoding transposase gives MRAVLAAADQVAKVSPTRVGIDETVMTTGRLLERRRQFLTALVCLDTSLVVAVSQGRDKGSATALLAEHAPDAKVVACDLFSGFKAAADTLEDVTVVADVFHLVRLALHALDEV, from the coding sequence ATGCGCGCCGTCCTGGCTGCGGCTGACCAGGTGGCGAAGGTCTCACCGACACGGGTGGGGATCGATGAGACGGTGATGACCACCGGCCGGCTGCTTGAACGTCGCCGGCAGTTTCTCACCGCACTGGTCTGTCTGGACACCTCCCTGGTCGTCGCGGTCTCCCAAGGGCGTGACAAGGGCTCTGCGACCGCGCTGCTGGCCGAACACGCCCCCGACGCCAAGGTTGTCGCGTGTGATCTGTTCTCCGGGTTCAAGGCGGCCGCCGACACCCTCGAAGACGTGACCGTGGTCGCCGACGTGTTCCACCTCGTCAGGCTCGCGCTGCACGCGCTCGATGAGGTCTGA
- the istB gene encoding IS21-like element helper ATPase IstB — protein sequence MTVSKSQALDAEVEALARRLRLPYLRKAAVDVLPTAKAQRWEPAELVRVLLAEEAQGRDAATIRNRRRRAGFPTGKTFDTWRETASTIPAATQQALRTLEWVRRAENLAVVGPSGTGKSHLLEALGQAAIDDGLMVAWFTIESLGRLVTRHRADDSVAKAVNRVLKADLVVIDDIGLLPVPAEAAEALFRVIDAAYERRSVAISSNIHPGGFDQLLPTTIATAAVDRFMHHAHVVVTDGDSYRFAQARDGKGVTPLA from the coding sequence ATGACCGTCTCGAAGTCCCAAGCCCTCGACGCCGAGGTCGAAGCGCTCGCCCGACGGCTGCGGCTGCCCTACCTGCGCAAGGCCGCCGTCGACGTGCTGCCCACCGCCAAAGCGCAACGTTGGGAACCTGCCGAGCTCGTCCGGGTCCTGCTCGCCGAGGAAGCGCAAGGCCGGGACGCCGCCACCATCCGCAACCGCCGACGCCGGGCCGGGTTTCCGACCGGCAAGACCTTCGACACCTGGCGCGAGACCGCCTCGACGATCCCGGCGGCGACCCAACAGGCGCTACGCACCCTCGAATGGGTCCGGCGGGCCGAGAACCTGGCCGTGGTCGGACCGTCCGGGACCGGGAAGTCACACCTGCTCGAAGCCCTCGGTCAGGCCGCAATCGATGACGGGCTGATGGTCGCGTGGTTCACCATCGAGTCCCTCGGCCGGCTCGTCACCCGACATCGTGCGGACGACTCGGTCGCCAAAGCCGTCAACCGGGTGTTGAAGGCCGACCTGGTCGTCATCGATGACATCGGCCTGCTCCCCGTCCCCGCCGAAGCCGCCGAAGCGCTGTTCCGCGTGATCGATGCTGCCTACGAACGCCGCTCGGTCGCCATCTCGAGCAACATCCACCCCGGCGGGTTCGACCAGCTGCTGCCCACCACCATCGCCACCGCCGCGGTCGACCGGTTCATGCACCACGCCCACGTCGTGGTCACCGACGGCGACTCCTACCGGTTCGCCCAAGCCCGCGACGGCAAGGGGGTGACGCCCCTGGCCTGA
- a CDS encoding transposase: MIRLAKTIDTWQKEVLAFFDTRASNAPTESANVKIKSIRRAARGSATAATTRPGSGSTPASRVGSRRPRGSGPTASPPRRDPPQWGRPGFGREPHRGSSV, from the coding sequence GTGATCCGGCTCGCCAAGACCATCGACACCTGGCAGAAGGAGGTCCTCGCGTTCTTCGACACCCGCGCCTCCAACGCCCCGACCGAGTCCGCCAACGTCAAGATCAAGTCCATCCGGCGGGCCGCCCGAGGTTCCGCAACTGCGGCAACTACGCGGCCCGGATCCGGCTCCACGCCGGCCAGCCGCGTAGGGTCCCGACGACCACGAGGATCAGGTCCTACAGCTTCACCACCGCGGCGTGACCCACCTCAGTGGGGAAGACCCGGTTTCGGACGTGAACCGCATAGGGGGTCGAGCGTGTAG
- a CDS encoding transposase family protein — MLALPEFILTDARIDEHDELVAVVELPRGVQPCSRCGTLERHPLHDWRRHTVRHLPVAGRATRVVWRKRLLACVEGCGTFVERTPSVAPGAVWSRAAARAAVAMAEANTPIDTIPVASASGGTP; from the coding sequence TTGCTCGCCCTGCCCGAGTTCATCCTGACCGACGCCCGCATCGACGAGCACGACGAGCTCGTAGCCGTCGTCGAACTGCCCCGCGGCGTCCAGCCCTGCAGCCGCTGCGGGACGCTCGAACGGCACCCGCTGCACGACTGGCGCCGCCACACCGTCCGTCACCTGCCGGTTGCTGGACGCGCGACGAGGGTGGTGTGGCGCAAGCGGCTGCTGGCCTGTGTCGAGGGCTGCGGCACCTTCGTCGAGCGGACCCCTTCGGTCGCGCCTGGTGCGGTCTGGAGTCGTGCCGCCGCCCGGGCGGCGGTGGCGATGGCGGAAGCGAACACACCGATCGACACGATCCCTGTCGCTTCGGCGTCGGGTGGAACACCGTGA
- a CDS encoding DNRLRE domain-containing protein, producing the protein MLVVRVRGPLVVLLIWALVAAVAPVAAVAQPVDAEMEVSESVAAEPESPVASGAVVPVREDALAASLSAVGSGQRVLVESATSETSQTFANPDGTFTDEVHFGPQRVFDVEAGDAGAWREIDTRLQRSEGAVVPRVTAAEVSFSAGGVGPMVELGDGEGQGVTFDWSGLSLPSPELDGNVARYRQVQPGLDLELEALPAGYAKRLVLHERPAAPVTWRFEVSAERLEVVEPAEGGLELVDADDEAVIVVDGLYMWGAERNEQADEPARVAEVEHRLVRRGGRTVLEITPDFGFLSDPQVQLPITIDPTASLAIAQDTFVQSNLASTPQASATELRVGTYDGGTSRARTLIQFDPAPLAGKDVESASLQLYNFHSWSCTARQVNVRRLSAPFNSSTTWSNQPASPSTVYASASFARGHSSACAAGWASFDVTDRVRQWVNGETNNGLMLLAADETDNAGWKKFYSSEHATGSQRPKLTVTYNTYPNLVAGRASDDSQFSTGTVAYVPTLTPMLRGTFCDGDAGTSGRVVFEVFDATKSTRVATVNGNSGVSCHSSTGRVPAGVLSDGQSYYWRARGFDGKLYSREYSSWIHLVPDVTRPITPRISSTTHEVATESDVTSVAFDWTVSTDGNNGSGVAGYAVEFDQDRWTTPSGPLQTATSFAKANVEGGIWWLHVRARDRVGNWSTIRRFQVNISAGSLVAPETGDRTQRRMVLQAMGPVRLSTATFQWRRSDSDAWTTVPAARLALASSPSVPLTSSVQPLSEQMAGEAAGRYRTSRELVWDLAATVGSVDGPVQVRALFDDGSASKVAKVTLDQLGAGKDYGTVPLGPGQANLLTGNFSMTDADVSVTGTTTDLTVTRSYNSRADLTQIDPLFGAGWTSGVPVLDAGAGFRLLETPEHASASTPAPFVVVEDVEGAEFWFDTPEAHDGGHRYQAVEAGFEDLTLTHRGSQYVLSDLDGMQVTFRSHEAESFVPEVVKHTPDAAATSITYSRIGGMLRPTTLRAPGPAGAACGQPGPGCRALHLVYDPPNASTSRLQSVQLETWDAANTRAVRDVLVSYEYDAARRLVGVVDPRTGTTRSTQLATTFGYAGSTARLTTLTPPGVEPWTLVYAASSGPEAGRLQAVERAEPGSGVNRWTLVYDVPRTGSGAPHPMGDTELDRWGQAGRNLPTDVTAVFPPEQVPSSTSAASLTAAGYARAEVHYLDRNGRSVNVASPGGRISVTEHDVYGNVVRELTPANRAQALTEPDTQAAAGLLATVRLFDASGLRLERELGPQHQVQLSNGELQLARRHTRHHYPQIPTADGSDTETATLPTSSWVGALLTSGQVVDEQLTQTEYDWKLRLATRQTLDPDGLGLVTVTRYDDEGREIERRQPSEADGGGPGTLRTVRYTAPANPTYPQCGGRPDWHGQVCLITPAAQPAMASGLPGLATIHTAGYNRLLQPTQVAESVPRAGGGTTVRTTTTSYDTAGRVTRVAVTAGAGSTIGTAVAETTTVYDPATGAVSETRSDGRTLVRSYDRLGRLTSYTDSVGTHGQTRYDRFGRVASVGDGLGTRSFTYDDTTGYTTAVTDSQVGSFTASVSDYDGDGTLRRWTTPAGWRHQTTLDPAGNPVGQQITQTRNCGPGGCLSFDEHVTVDIHGRWVAHVRAGMARSYRYDGAGRLITATDAGAACQIREYAFDGAAGANANRSSKAVTRAGADGNCDLDTRTTTDYAYDQADRLLSGTVYDGLGRTTRVPAGLLEGHGQLDATYYANDLVHSLTQNGQRRTYTLDPAMRFASETRQDGTTDRWRYADDTDAPAWIDHPGLGWTRHVTGITGDLAATITSPDGATTTITEQLTDLFGSVIANVGNDPQAAIPGTTVLATSITDEYGAPLDTTTITGRYHWLGGKQRAAVLASGAILMGVRAYLPQLGRFLQIDPVIGGSASAYDYCYADPINCTDLDGKRARWSRLVGRWYRGIRRTGHVVRAARNTPFTAGAYLWGRAWGGTCTRQRGLMITCTGMRGGHARGGTQVGNVFLTRDRSVSPSLLRHESRHATQWAVMGFAFPLAYLAGGTNPCRNWAERQAGLKAGNYDWC; encoded by the coding sequence GTGCTGGTCGTGCGCGTTCGTGGTCCGCTGGTGGTGCTGCTGATCTGGGCGTTGGTGGCGGCGGTGGCGCCGGTGGCGGCGGTGGCGCAGCCGGTGGATGCCGAGATGGAGGTCTCGGAGTCGGTGGCGGCGGAGCCGGAGTCGCCGGTGGCCTCGGGCGCGGTGGTGCCGGTGCGTGAAGATGCATTGGCGGCGTCGCTGTCGGCGGTGGGTTCGGGGCAGCGGGTGCTGGTGGAGTCGGCGACGTCGGAGACTTCGCAGACGTTTGCGAATCCTGATGGCACGTTCACCGATGAGGTGCATTTCGGTCCGCAGCGGGTGTTCGATGTGGAGGCCGGCGATGCGGGGGCCTGGCGGGAGATCGACACGCGCTTGCAGCGCTCCGAGGGGGCGGTGGTTCCTCGGGTGACTGCGGCGGAGGTGTCGTTCTCGGCCGGGGGTGTTGGCCCGATGGTGGAGTTGGGTGACGGCGAGGGGCAGGGGGTGACGTTCGACTGGTCCGGTCTGTCGTTGCCCTCACCGGAGTTGGACGGCAACGTGGCTCGTTACCGTCAGGTCCAGCCGGGGCTCGATCTAGAACTCGAGGCGTTGCCGGCGGGGTACGCCAAGCGGCTCGTGCTGCACGAGCGTCCCGCAGCACCGGTGACGTGGAGGTTCGAGGTTTCGGCTGAGCGCCTGGAGGTTGTCGAGCCGGCTGAGGGCGGGCTGGAGCTGGTCGATGCCGATGACGAGGCGGTCATCGTGGTCGATGGGCTGTACATGTGGGGAGCTGAGCGCAACGAACAGGCAGACGAGCCGGCTCGGGTAGCGGAGGTCGAGCATCGGTTGGTACGGCGGGGTGGCCGCACGGTGTTGGAAATCACGCCCGACTTCGGGTTCCTGTCGGATCCGCAGGTGCAGTTGCCGATCACGATCGATCCGACTGCGTCGTTGGCGATCGCGCAAGACACCTTCGTGCAGTCGAACCTGGCGAGCACGCCGCAGGCCTCGGCGACCGAGCTGCGGGTGGGGACCTATGACGGCGGGACGTCGCGAGCGCGTACGTTGATCCAGTTCGATCCTGCGCCGCTGGCCGGCAAGGACGTCGAGTCGGCTTCGCTTCAGCTGTACAACTTCCACTCGTGGTCGTGCACGGCACGGCAGGTCAACGTCCGGCGGTTGTCGGCGCCGTTCAATAGTTCGACGACCTGGTCGAATCAGCCGGCCTCGCCCTCGACGGTGTATGCGTCGGCGTCGTTCGCTCGCGGCCACTCGAGTGCGTGTGCGGCCGGGTGGGCGTCGTTCGACGTGACCGATCGTGTCCGCCAGTGGGTGAACGGCGAGACGAACAACGGGCTGATGCTGCTCGCCGCGGACGAGACGGACAACGCGGGCTGGAAGAAGTTCTATTCGTCTGAGCACGCGACCGGTTCGCAGCGGCCGAAGTTGACGGTCACCTACAACACGTACCCGAATCTGGTCGCGGGCCGGGCGTCGGACGACAGCCAGTTCTCGACCGGCACGGTCGCCTATGTCCCGACGTTGACGCCGATGCTGCGCGGGACGTTCTGTGATGGTGACGCCGGCACGTCGGGCCGGGTGGTGTTCGAGGTGTTCGACGCCACGAAGTCGACGCGTGTGGCCACGGTCAACGGCAACAGCGGCGTGAGTTGCCATTCATCGACCGGCCGGGTGCCTGCCGGTGTGCTGTCCGACGGGCAGAGCTACTACTGGCGTGCCCGAGGGTTCGACGGCAAGCTGTACTCGCGGGAGTACTCGTCGTGGATCCATCTGGTTCCGGACGTGACCCGTCCGATAACACCGAGGATCTCCTCGACGACCCATGAGGTGGCAACGGAGTCGGACGTGACCTCGGTGGCGTTCGACTGGACGGTCTCGACCGATGGGAACAACGGTTCGGGGGTAGCTGGCTACGCGGTCGAGTTCGATCAGGATCGTTGGACCACGCCGAGCGGCCCGCTGCAGACAGCCACGAGCTTCGCCAAGGCGAACGTCGAGGGCGGGATCTGGTGGTTGCATGTGCGGGCGCGTGACCGGGTCGGCAACTGGAGCACGATCCGCCGGTTCCAGGTCAACATCTCGGCTGGCAGCCTGGTCGCCCCCGAGACGGGCGACCGGACCCAGCGGCGCATGGTGTTGCAGGCGATGGGGCCGGTGCGGTTGAGCACGGCCACGTTCCAGTGGCGACGTAGCGACAGCGACGCGTGGACGACGGTCCCCGCCGCCAGGTTGGCGTTGGCCAGCTCGCCCTCGGTGCCGCTGACCTCGTCGGTTCAGCCGTTGAGCGAACAGATGGCGGGCGAGGCAGCAGGCCGGTATCGAACGTCGCGCGAGCTGGTGTGGGATCTGGCCGCCACGGTGGGGAGCGTGGACGGGCCGGTGCAGGTCCGGGCGCTGTTTGACGACGGGTCGGCCTCGAAGGTCGCCAAGGTCACGTTGGACCAGCTGGGTGCGGGCAAGGACTATGGCACGGTGCCGCTCGGGCCGGGCCAGGCGAACCTGCTGACCGGGAACTTCTCGATGACCGACGCGGACGTGTCGGTCACCGGGACCACGACCGATCTGACCGTGACCCGCAGCTACAACAGCCGTGCAGACCTGACGCAGATCGATCCGCTGTTCGGTGCGGGTTGGACCTCCGGCGTGCCGGTACTCGACGCCGGAGCCGGCTTCCGGCTGCTCGAGACGCCGGAGCATGCCTCGGCGAGCACGCCGGCGCCGTTCGTGGTCGTCGAGGACGTCGAAGGGGCGGAGTTCTGGTTCGACACGCCCGAAGCCCACGATGGTGGGCACCGCTACCAGGCGGTCGAAGCCGGGTTCGAGGACCTGACGTTGACCCATCGGGGATCGCAGTATGTGTTGAGCGATCTGGACGGCATGCAGGTCACGTTCCGGTCCCACGAGGCCGAATCGTTCGTGCCGGAGGTGGTCAAGCACACCCCGGACGCGGCCGCGACCAGCATCACCTACAGCAGGATCGGGGGCATGCTGCGCCCCACGACGTTGCGTGCTCCCGGCCCTGCCGGAGCAGCCTGTGGACAGCCCGGACCGGGCTGTCGGGCGCTGCATCTGGTGTATGACCCGCCCAACGCTTCGACATCGCGGTTGCAGTCCGTGCAGCTCGAAACGTGGGATGCGGCCAACACCCGGGCGGTGCGTGACGTGCTGGTGTCCTACGAGTATGACGCGGCCCGTCGGCTGGTCGGTGTGGTCGATCCGCGGACGGGTACGACCCGGTCGACTCAGCTTGCGACCACGTTCGGTTATGCCGGGAGCACGGCACGGCTGACCACGCTCACCCCGCCTGGGGTCGAGCCGTGGACGTTGGTGTATGCCGCGTCCTCGGGCCCTGAGGCGGGCCGGTTGCAGGCGGTCGAGCGTGCCGAGCCGGGATCCGGGGTCAACCGGTGGACGTTGGTGTACGACGTGCCCCGTACCGGGTCGGGTGCGCCGCATCCGATGGGTGACACCGAGCTGGACCGGTGGGGACAGGCTGGCCGGAACCTGCCCACGGACGTCACGGCCGTGTTCCCGCCCGAACAGGTTCCGTCCTCGACCTCGGCCGCGTCGTTGACCGCGGCCGGCTATGCCCGGGCCGAGGTGCACTATCTCGACCGCAACGGCCGTAGCGTGAACGTCGCCTCGCCTGGCGGGCGGATCTCGGTCACCGAACATGACGTGTACGGCAACGTGGTCCGTGAGCTCACCCCGGCGAACCGGGCGCAGGCGTTGACCGAGCCGGACACGCAGGCAGCAGCCGGGCTGTTGGCCACGGTCCGGCTGTTCGATGCTTCGGGTCTGCGGCTGGAGCGCGAGCTCGGACCGCAACATCAGGTGCAACTGTCCAATGGTGAACTGCAGCTGGCCCGTCGCCACACCCGCCACCACTATCCGCAGATCCCGACGGCGGATGGCTCGGACACCGAGACCGCGACGTTGCCGACCTCGAGCTGGGTCGGTGCGCTCCTGACCAGCGGCCAGGTGGTCGACGAACAGTTGACCCAGACCGAGTACGACTGGAAGTTGCGGCTGGCGACCCGCCAGACCCTCGATCCGGACGGGCTGGGGCTGGTCACGGTGACCCGCTACGACGATGAGGGACGCGAGATCGAGCGGCGGCAGCCGTCCGAGGCCGATGGTGGTGGTCCTGGCACGCTGCGTACGGTGCGCTACACCGCGCCGGCGAACCCGACCTATCCGCAGTGTGGCGGCCGGCCGGACTGGCACGGGCAGGTGTGTCTGATCACCCCGGCAGCGCAGCCGGCCATGGCGTCCGGACTGCCAGGGCTGGCGACCATCCACACGGCCGGCTACAACCGGCTGTTGCAGCCCACCCAGGTCGCGGAGAGTGTTCCTCGCGCGGGTGGCGGCACGACCGTGCGGACCACGACGACCAGCTACGACACGGCCGGCCGGGTCACCCGCGTTGCGGTGACGGCCGGTGCTGGCAGCACGATCGGTACCGCGGTCGCCGAAACCACCACCGTCTACGACCCCGCGACCGGGGCGGTCTCCGAGACCCGTTCGGATGGCCGCACGCTCGTGCGCAGCTACGACCGGCTCGGACGGCTCACCAGCTACACCGACAGTGTCGGCACACACGGCCAGACCCGCTACGACCGGTTCGGACGTGTCGCCTCGGTCGGTGATGGTCTTGGCACCCGCAGCTTCACCTACGACGACACGACCGGCTACACCACCGCAGTCACCGATTCGCAGGTGGGCAGCTTCACCGCGTCGGTCTCCGACTACGACGGTGACGGGACGTTGCGTCGCTGGACCACCCCGGCAGGCTGGCGGCACCAGACCACCCTCGACCCGGCCGGGAACCCGGTCGGACAGCAGATCACCCAGACCCGTAACTGCGGTCCGGGCGGCTGTCTGTCGTTCGACGAGCACGTCACGGTCGACATCCACGGCCGGTGGGTAGCCCACGTGCGTGCCGGAATGGCCCGCAGCTACCGCTACGACGGCGCCGGACGTCTGATCACCGCGACCGATGCCGGCGCGGCCTGCCAGATCCGCGAGTACGCCTTCGACGGCGCGGCCGGTGCCAACGCCAACCGCTCGTCGAAAGCCGTGACCCGTGCCGGCGCCGACGGCAACTGTGATCTCGACACCCGGACCACCACCGACTACGCCTACGACCAGGCCGACCGGCTGCTGTCAGGCACCGTCTACGACGGGCTCGGCCGCACCACCCGGGTTCCTGCCGGACTGCTCGAGGGCCACGGACAACTCGACGCGACCTACTACGCCAACGATCTGGTGCACTCCCTGACCCAAAACGGCCAGCGTCGGACCTACACGCTCGACCCCGCGATGCGGTTCGCGTCCGAAACCCGCCAGGACGGCACCACCGACCGGTGGCGCTACGCCGACGACACCGACGCACCCGCCTGGATCGACCACCCCGGCCTCGGCTGGACCCGACACGTCACCGGTATCACCGGCGACCTGGCCGCGACCATCACCTCCCCCGATGGCGCGACCACGACCATCACCGAACAGCTCACCGACCTGTTCGGCTCCGTCATCGCCAACGTGGGCAACGACCCACAAGCAGCAATCCCCGGCACCACCGTGCTCGCCACCAGCATCACCGACGAATACGGCGCACCACTCGACACCACCACCATCACCGGCCGCTACCACTGGCTCGGCGGTAAGCAACGCGCCGCCGTACTCGCCTCCGGCGCGATCCTCATGGGCGTACGCGCCTACCTCCCCCAACTCGGCCGATTCCTCCAGATCGACCCCGTCATCGGCGGCTCCGCCTCCGCCTACGACTACTGCTACGCCGACCCCATCAACTGCACCGACCTCGACGGAAAACGCGCACGCTGGAGCCGACTGGTCGGACGCTGGTACCGCGGTATCCGCCGGACGGGCCATGTGGTCCGCGCCGCTCGGAACACACCGTTCACTGCCGGCGCATACCTCTGGGGGCGCGCGTGGGGAGGCACCTGCACCCGCCAGCGAGGACTCATGATCACATGCACGGGCATGCGTGGAGGTCACGCTCGAGGCGGAACCCAAGTAGGAAACGTCTTTCTGACGAGAGACCGGAGTGTTAGTCCATCGCTACTGCGGCATGAATCGAGGCACGCCACACAATGGGCAGTCATGGGCTTTGCGTTCCCGCTTGCCTACCTGGCGGGGGGCACCAACCCGTGCCGGAATTGGGCAGAACGGCAAGCCGGCCTCAAAGCCGGGAATTATGACTGGTGCTGA
- a CDS encoding VOC family protein, whose translation MEQRLSLVTLGVADLGRARHFYEQLGWRGQEVEETVFFQAGAIGLVLWGRDKLAADSGVEDTGADGFGGIALAHNVRSPAEVDAVVTAAADAGATITRHPAETFYGGYAGCFADLDGHVWEIAYNPGFALDDDGSITIPDFGAGA comes from the coding sequence ATGGAACAACGGTTGAGCCTCGTGACGCTCGGTGTCGCTGACCTCGGCCGCGCACGCCACTTCTACGAGCAGCTGGGATGGCGCGGCCAGGAGGTCGAGGAGACCGTCTTCTTCCAGGCGGGCGCCATCGGCCTCGTCCTGTGGGGTCGCGACAAGCTCGCCGCGGACTCGGGTGTCGAGGACACCGGAGCCGATGGCTTCGGCGGCATCGCGCTCGCGCACAACGTTCGTTCACCAGCGGAGGTCGATGCCGTCGTCACCGCCGCCGCGGACGCGGGAGCCACGATCACCCGGCATCCGGCCGAGACGTTCTACGGTGGGTACGCGGGCTGCTTCGCCGACCTCGACGGCCACGTCTGGGAGATCGCGTACAACCCCGGGTTCGCTCTCGACGACGACGGTTCCATCACGATCCCCGACTTCGGTGCGGGAGCCTGA